AAAACACTTAGTATCAAAGTTCATCTTTAGCATCGGGTGAAGGTTCCACCAGCCACCAAAACATTTTAGatcaaaaaatatatattaaacactactagaaaacggtcTATCGGTACCAGCACGTTAGTACCGGTCAAgaacgagccggcactaacgtgcctcaaCAGTATAAGgtgggcacgttagtgccggctagaaataccagccggcactaacgtgccaattcccgcgcggatggtacacgttagtgccggctggtaacactagccggcactaacttgtccatctcacgtcagatggacaagttagtgccggctggtaacactagccggcactaacttgagcgcaagttagtgccggctagtgttaccagccggcactaacttgtccatctgacgtcacgtgggcgcgttagtgccggctggtaacactagccggcactaaccgcgCCATCCCCCAACAAATTAGCCCCTTCGCCCATTCAGATCGACGATGTCGCCCCAACTTACCTGCCGCCCcgacgtcctcgcgccattgctgtcgccgcccgaagctccggccgccgcgcacgtcgtcgtcctcgcgcgcggccccttccgcgcagcccggccgcccggctgcgcctgccgcctcggggtcctcgcgccactgctccgcgtcctcacgccccattgctgccgccgcccgaagctccggccgcggcacacctcgtcgtcctcgcgcgcggcccgttctgcgcagcccggccgcccggctgcccctgccgcctcgaggtcctcgcgccactgctccgcgtcctcgcgccccattgctgccgccgcccgaagctccggcccccaccgtcgacccctccctccggacctcctcctcgccctccgatcGCAAAAATGGATTCGAGGTGAGCACATCAACTTGCAAAAGCATCTGGTTAATTGCACATCAACAATGTTTTGATGCTTCTGTACTTATTTCCATGTCTGGTCTGCTAAGTTTTGATAAAATTATACTGTCTCCTGCCATTCTCATGTAATTTTTGTTTGAAAAGTTGCTAAGTGCTGAGACTTGCAATGACTAGGAAGCTAGCAGCAATGCAGCATGCTGAACAATGGTTTCTAGGGGGTTGATATTTGCACACGTTAGTACCGGCTGGAATAACGGACCGGCACTAACACGcgccatttagtgccggtcaatatagccggcactaacgactgtcacgttagtgccggccatttagtgccggtcacagggaccggcactaaagctccctgtgaccggcactgatgtgcctttctccgGCAGTGAAATTTGGGAAGAGGCTGGGATTCAAAATGCGCAAGCATGCCGTAGCTGAAATTTAAACCCACAAACTCTTGCCTCACATGTACCTTTTTTACCATCTTACCTACACAGCAATTATAATTGAGTAGAAGATAACCTGTGGATGATCGTTTAATACCGGGTGATCACTTTTAGTACCGGGTAATATTACCACACGGTAATAAAGGATTCCATATACTTCGGTCCACCTAAAAAATACGCTGAATAAAACTCGGTACTTTGATCGGATATTCGTGCCGGTATTTTTGAGTGGACGTGTTTAACGTGTTTTATAAGCACTGGCACCTTAAATGCGAATGCATCAGCAGCAGCTCAGTAGGCAACAGCAGCTAGCTTGGCAGGAAGTTGACTAGTTGCATGCTGCCATTGCCTGCGGGCCGGACGGCCAGGTGCCGGACCAGACCAGTAGACCGCCAGCACGGCAGCACCTGACTGCGAGGCTGCGTTGCGCCTCTCCACGCGCAACCGACCAGGCACCGCGCCGCGCACACCCCCGCCCACCCGCCCCTCCTCGTGTCCATCTGCAGGCCCCGCCACTCCCCATCCCCTCCTCTTCCACGGAAGGaaaagctagctagctacccACGGATCTCATCCCATCCCCCCGCCGTTGTCGTTGGCCCTCGCGGTTGCGGAGATGATGAGGAGGTCCACCGCTCTcagggcggcggtggcgctgctgcttctggcggcgctggcggcggtgAACATGCTGATCATTTGGTACGGGGAGTGAAGCGAGGAGGCGGGGACCCGCCGGATGTTCAGGGAATGGATGGCCGTCAACAAGAAGAAGTACAGCTCCATCGACGAGGAGCACCGGTACGCGGTGTTCAAGGAGAACCGCCGCCGATTCGACAAGAAAAACGCCGCCAACAACGCCGCCGGGCTCCGCCTAACCCACCTCGGCCTCAACCTTCGCTGACCTCACCAGCGAGAAGCTCCGCTCATTGCACACCGGGTGCACGGACCACCAGGGAGGAAATGAAGCTGACCACCAGAACCTGGCCGCCGTGGACTGGAGCAACAAGGGGACGGGTGGCCGAGGTCAAGCGGTTTCCAGTGACCATGTATTAATTTCGTTGGGGGTAACGGGAAGGAAACAGAACTAGCTAGAGATGGAGGGAGGGATCACCACACTCCTGGAGAGATGAAGCTAGCGCGCGTGGATCTGAATATGGCTGGCACTTCTGTTTGTTGCCTATGTAATAAAATTGAGATGTATTTCAAGAAGATGAAATGAGAAGAGAAATCCATGAGAAAGATAGTTCGTCAGGTGTGTTTTCCCCTTTCGACCATGGTGCAAGATACAAGTAAATCTTGAAGTCATAAAGATGCAAAATTTCCACTAATATAGTAATAAAGTGACATAATTGCATTGAGAAATAATATTTATAAGGTTTCTGGAGCTAAGAATTTTGCCTACAATTCATATCACAAATTAAATATCCTATACCCAATTTTTCATGAGTTTTTTTACAAAATTCTTAACTAAATTAGACACCAATTAACCCATTTAGAATTTTCCATAGGGCATAACGATAATTTCATAAGGATGATAACTTTTATTGTGTAGAGAACGAACAATATTACAAGTGCATTTACCGGTGTCAGGCGTGCAATTGGTGTTCCTTCATTGGACCAGAGCGGATCCTCACTATTGATTATTTGGTTGACAAGATATTTTTTACACGAAAGTGATGCTATTTTACACTACCTTAGTTTGTGGTTAtgttttcttctttttcttttccttccattGCAGCTCACGGGCACTCATCATTTTATTTATTGAATGCCTTGTTATTTCCAATATGGATGGAATTTACTAACAAACTTATGGAATCAGATTTTCATTGGGGATTGAGAAACATaaattgaaaaataagtagCATTTCATTCTGTTTAAACATCCAGTTTTAGTATTCTACTCCCTCCGAGCGTGTTCACATTTCTAAGTGCATAGTTTTTATTATGCACCTGGATATAGAGTAGATGTAGGTATATAACGAAAGTTATAAATCTTATAATGATAAAAtaatctataatttggaacggagggagtactgaTTATAGGATTTATACATATTTAGATCAAGGAACCATACGAGGTTTCTGCAATTTTTCTTGATTTTTTAATGAATTATGTAACAAGAGTTTATGTTGTACGGGATAAGTAAATACcataagttatactctttgctGCTTCAAAGATTACACTGGTAGCAATTTAGTACAGCTGGCTCACCACATTGAGGATTTATGGATAAATATTTCTATCATACTCTTAAACTGGAGAAAGAAAGCGACGTTTTCTAAAACTGATTACGTTGTAGTTTCTAGTGAGTTTGCTAACAAGATTACCTAGATAGAGAAGAAAATTGAAAATCGGCTCGTGAACCCAAGTCAAAACAATTGTTCGAATTTCAACCTAGAGAGACGAGACAATGCCAGTCCAATGTCAATCCATTTGAACCGCTGTCTATAGCAGAACCGGATGGTTGCTTTTGCTTTCAGCCATGCCCATACCTACAATGGTTTTAGTTTAGTTCACCCAAACGCCCCTCTGGAACAATGTTATTCTGCCCCTGACCAAAGGGTAGAACTGGAAAGTGGAAACTGAGCAGCTGAGGGAGCTCGGGGGTTTCCTCTGTTCTGCCGCCGCCACAACTCTTGTGCCTCCCTCACTCcccccgccggcgacgagcaacCACCCAACCAGGCCTCCTCCACCCTCCAAGCATTCGCCCGTCGAGGGAGGCCGGCCGCCTCCTCTCCTCCGCCTTCTACCGGCGCTGGGTCGGCGTGGCGTGGAGATCCACCTGTCCGGACTCGGATCGATTCCTCCCTGCCTGTAGGTGGCCTCAAATCTTGGCGCGATTCTATTTTTTGCAGCTAATGGTGGTTATTGCGCCCTTGTGGAACCAATCGCTTGAAATTAGCTATGGGAGATTGATTCTCTACCTTTTTGATGACCTTCATATGTGTTGCCTGTTTGGTCAGAGACATATGGGTCTGGGGGATTCTTCCATTCTGTGCCTgtgttctttgtcagcaggggACGGGGTCCAACGAGTGCTCCGAAGGCACGTGCACTGTTTTTTCTTTCAGATGTAAAATTGTGGATTAGCTGAAAATTTCCGGTGACCCCTGGGAATTAGATTGGATGGTTTGTCAACCATTTTGGTGGCTGATTGGTTGTAGTTTGTAGTGCGAAAGGTACGAAGTTTTCAGGCAGGGTAGGCAATCAAATTCGTTCAGTTCATCATATTGCAGTTACTTTTATGTCAATATGTTACTATCAGATAACTTTGCCCTGGCTAGCTCTATATTGCGGTTTTTTTCTAGAGCCGTATTTTGTGACTGGAGATTTGTTAGTGGTTGTCAAAAGGTAGAAACTAAATAGATAAACTTTGTAATTCATAATAGCTATTTGTTTGGCTGTCGATTTGCCCTGCCAAACAAATATGAGTGTTGGTATCGGAAACATGAAAATTGACTATGGTGTGCTGGTCTGCTTGTAGAAGTAGGATCATCTTGTAGGTTGTTATTGTTATCTTGTAGCTTCATTGAGTTTAAGAATTGACTGACTCATGAGCAATGACTGCCCTGATTATCACTTTTATCAATTTGATTAGTTGTTCTGCCAAAGAAGTCTTAATGTTGGATTGTTGGTATGGAAAATGTTAAAATAGATGTTGGTTCACAGCTTTTATTTTTAAGAAGCAGGGTTATCTGTATTCAGTAGAAAAAAGGAGAATCAGGGTTATCTGGTAATTTGATATACTGGCATTTTATTACATTATGTTGCCTTCTGAATTGTCTAATTTCCTTGGTATCTTTTTTACTGGGAATAGAATACTTTGCCTTGCATAACCACCATCCAAAACTGAAATAACATGTAAAGATAAATGGTCTGGTTGTGGTGCCGGCTTTCTCTCATAAGAAAAAACTCCTCACCTTATTAACGCAAGTTAAATATTTCAGCGTTTTTACTTATAGCTATTATCTATTGGTACCAGCCTACAGGGGACTAAAACGCTATTTACAGTTTATGTTAAAAAAAAAGCTATTTACACTTGACCATTTTGTGTAGACCAAATAAACTTTCACCATATATCAGGCCATCAGATTTAAGGTATTTGGGATGATACTTACGAGAGAATAAGTTGTGTTACGCCATTGAGTTGTATGGAGGAATTTTGAATATGTCAATGGTGGTCTCTAGTGCATACATCCAAATGTGGTCTATGCTTAGAGTTGTTTTCCTTAGTGACTGACTAATCAGTAATAACTGTTTTGATGATTACATTTATTTGTTTTGACTCAAATGGCAATGACACCGCTGATGCCATGTACAAAGAGAGTTGGATATTCCAAATCTGTTTATACCCCTTTACCTATTGCGCAACAGAATTACTGCATTGGTCATTAGTGGGTAACCACCAGTTCCTACCTCAGGTCACCATTATTGTCATGCTCTGTCGGCTGGTATGGGCCTATTGGGCTGGTTAGGTAATATGATCCGCTTGGGTTAGGGATCTTGCTTACGCGTTAAGTAGGCCTCTCTACATAAGACGGGAGATGTATCAATCAAAGGCAAGAAGAATATATCAATCTAGTCCCCTTCTCCTATCCCTGGCCTTGTGTTGTGACTGCCGCCATCGAGCAAGGTCGCGTTGTTTGGGTTCAGGGTTATCTAGATCAAGATTCATAACACCTCTGCCCCTTTTCTTGTACACCCACCTGAGGCCACGGCATGATAGTAGATATTTAGTAGTTACATCTCTTTTATCTGTAGTGATCAAAGCTAATAACTGGTAAAATTGTTCAGCATAAAGAAATGTTATGTTTTTATTACCTAACTGATGACATTGCTCACCTCGTACCTTGTGATTAGGCTGGAAGAATGAGGAAGGGATTACATCCTCAAATGCAATGGATTTCATATGTGACGCAGAGTGGTAGGCTGATCAATATCATGATGACCAAGGTGAACCATACTGGCAAAGTGTACCACATGAGGGCCAAGCGTCAAATGGCTCAAAGCCTTGGCCAGATTGCAAAGTTCAAACGCCGATACGAGCAGGAAGCCGAGGAAAACAAGGACAAGTAGGGTGGTGTTTGCATGTAGCTATAGTCTAAGTAACATTATGCAGTTCTGTTGACCACAAGTTTTAGTTAAGGAACTCTGCTCAAGGAATTGTATTTTCAATGGCATTTTCTTCTGGGCTTCTATTACTGTGTTGGATTCTACCCCCATGTAGTTGTTTCCTTTACCATTATACAGCCTGTCTTGAGAAAATTATGGTACTTGTTCTGCCTTAAAGCCTCAAGAAAGTTGGATTAATTTCTTCTCGAAACAATACTCATGATTCATCTGTTTCTGTATCATTTTGATGCTCGTGTTGTGTGTTCTGGGTCGATCGCTATTCTAGTCATATTAGGGACTGAGCACAACATTATGAATTGTTAGTTGGTGTCATCTGGCATTTGAATTTCATTCTTTCTGTACATTTCCTGTCAAACCGTCTCCAATGTCTACGAAAGAGCAAGATATGATGCACCCTATTGGTATAAGAATGGCTGACAAACCTATGATGTTAACTAAGTTCTATCGCTCTAGGCTCAGTTCCCTGAAGCCTTAGCTTCGCTGGGGAGAGGTTCCGGCtccaaaagaaagaaaggaaggagatCTGGGACGCAAAGAGTCTTTTGCTCTCAAACTCTCTACAGTGCTGCATATGGGAGGGCAGGGATCCTCAATCCCTCATGGATTGTGGCATCTCTCCTCTCCACCAGCGCCGGCGGAGGAACTCTGCTCCAGCAGCACATTGGATCTGGACCCCGCTGCACCGCCGCCCTGCGACGATCATGGTTGTTAGTCCCGCCTCCTCAATCACAGTACGT
Above is a genomic segment from Panicum hallii strain FIL2 chromosome 8, PHallii_v3.1, whole genome shotgun sequence containing:
- the LOC112902047 gene encoding uncharacterized protein LOC112902047 translates to MRKGLHPQMQWISYVTQSGRLINIMMTKVNHTGKVYHMRAKRQMAQSLGQIAKFKRRYEQEAEENKDK